The Helicobacter mustelae genome has a segment encoding these proteins:
- the fliP gene encoding flagellar type III secretion system pore protein FliP (The bacterial flagellar biogenesis protein FliP forms a type III secretion system (T3SS)-type pore required for flagellar assembly.) translates to MIGLFFCIGFAYSIAAAPTIPTVNLSLTAPDTPKQLVTTLNVIIVLTLLVLAPSLVLVMTSFTRLVIVFSFLRTALGTQQSPPTQILVSLAMVLTFFIMEPVVRESYQKAIVPYLDAKISYETAFDRGVQPFKDFMLKNTREKDLALFYRIRKLENPKTSADVSLTTLIPAFMISELKTAFQIGFLLYLPFLVIDMVVSSILMAMGMMMLPPVMISLPFKILIFVLVDGFNLLIGNLVESFK, encoded by the coding sequence GTGATTGGGCTATTTTTTTGCATAGGTTTTGCGTATTCCATCGCTGCAGCGCCAACCATCCCCACGGTCAATCTATCCCTCACCGCCCCTGATACTCCCAAGCAGCTTGTCACCACGCTCAATGTCATCATCGTATTGACACTCTTAGTGCTTGCTCCCTCTCTGGTGCTTGTTATGACAAGTTTTACGCGGCTGGTTATTGTATTTTCTTTTTTGCGCACGGCCCTAGGCACGCAGCAATCCCCTCCTACTCAGATTTTGGTGTCTTTGGCTATGGTGTTGACTTTTTTTATTATGGAGCCTGTGGTGAGGGAATCTTATCAAAAAGCCATTGTGCCCTATTTGGATGCGAAAATCTCCTATGAAACTGCGTTTGATAGGGGTGTGCAGCCCTTTAAGGATTTCATGCTCAAAAACACAAGAGAGAAGGATTTAGCACTTTTTTATCGGATTCGCAAACTTGAAAATCCCAAAACCTCAGCAGATGTATCTCTCACCACGCTCATCCCTGCTTTTATGATTAGTGAGCTAAAGACAGCATTTCAGATTGGCTTTTTGCTCTACTTACCATTTTTGGTCATTGATATGGTCGTAAGCTCTATCTTAATGGCGATGGGGATGATGATGCTACCCCCAGTGATGATTTCTCTGCCCTTTAAGATCTTGATTTTTGTGCTTGTGGATGGATTTAATCTTTTAATTGGAAATTTAGTGGAGAGTTTTAAATGA